CCGCGAGATCGTGGCGGCGGGGGAGACCTACGCCTACCCCGACGACCTCACCTCGGCGCAGGCGCGCGACCTGTGGCTGGAGTTCGCGCCCGGCCACGCGGTGGTGCTGGAGGAGGACGGCAAGATCCTGGGCACCGCCAAGATGGGACCGAACCGGCCCGGCCGGGGCGACCACGTGGGCACGGCCTCGTTCATGGTCTCCCCGAGTGCCCGCGGCCGCGGCGTCGGTCGCCGGCTCGGCGAGCACGTGGTGCAGTGGCACCGCGACGCCGGGTTCCAGGCGATCCAGTTCAACGCCGTGGTGGAGACCAACACCGCCGCCGTCGCGCTGTGGCAGTCGCTGGGGTTCCGGATCGTCGGCACGGTGCCCGAGGCGTTCCGCTCATCCGCGCACGGGCTGGTGGGGCTGCACGTGATGCACCTGCCCCTGTCCGTCTAGGCCGGTGACCGGGCCGGTGACCAGGCCGGCGACTAAGCCCAGCGGCGGACCGCCCACCGCTCCACCACGCCCAGCACGGCGTCGGTGGTCTTGCCCAGGAGGGCGAGCAGCACGATCGCCAGCAGCAGCCGGTCGGTGCGACCGTTGTTCTGGGAGTCCACGAGCAGGAAGCCGAGCCCCTGCGAGGAGGCGATCAGCTCCGCGGCCACCAGGAAGAGCCACGACTGGGCCAGCGCGAGCCGCAGGCCGGAGAATACCGCCGGCACGACGGCGGGCAGCTGCACCGCGGTGAGCAGCCGGACGCCGCGCAGCCCGAACGCGCGCGCGGCCTCGACCAGCTGACGGTCGACGTGGCGCAGCGCGAGGTGGACGGTGGTGAAGACCGGGAACATCGCCCCGATCGCGATCAGCGTGACCTTCGAGTCCTCGCCGATCTTCATCCACAGGATCAGCAGCGGCACCCAGGCCAACGACGGCACCGCGCGCACCGCGCCGATCGTCGGGGCGAGCAGCAGGTCGGCCACCCGGGAGAGCCCGAGCAGGGATCCCAGCAGGATGCCGACCGAGGCGCCCACCGCGAAGCCGACCAGCACCCGCTGGGTCGAGATGTGCACGTGCCCGAGCAGCTCGTCGCGCTCCCACAGGCCACGGGCGGCGTCCAGCACCGCGCCGGGGGCGGGGAGCTGGACCGGGCTGAAGACCCCGCCCGTGCTGAGCAGGTGCCAGCCCAGGAGGAGCAGGGCCGGCAGCAGCAGCCCGCCCAGGGCGCGGACCGCGGGGTGCGCGAGCCAGGCAGCCTGCTGGCGGCCGTGACCCACGGGGGCGCGGACGTCCTCGTCGACGCCCCCCTCGACACCCCCGCTGACCCGTCCGCCGACCTGTGCCTGGCTCGCGCCCGGCATCAGTCGGCCACCCGGCTCGCGTCGGCCTTCGCGGCGTACTCGTCGGTGAGCAGCTCCTCGAGCGCGGCGTCGATCTGCGACTGGTCCTCCACGTCGCCGGACTCCACGAAGAGCGGGCCGACGGTGGTCAGCACGTCGAGCTGCGCCTGCCCGGGCACGTGGTCGAAGTCGAGGTTGGTCCGCTCGGTCAGCACAGTCTGCGCGACCGCCTCGTCGATCGCCGCGGCCTCGGCCAGGATGGCCACCGCCTCGTCCGGGTTCTCCTGGAGCCAGTCCCGCGCCTTGGCGTAGGCGTCGACCACCAGCTGGGCCAGCTCCGGCTCCTCGTCGAGGAACTCCTCGGTGGCGTTGAGGAAGCCGTAGGTGTTGAAGTCGATGTTGCGGTAGACCAGCTTCGCGCCCTCCTGCTCGGCGGCGGCCATGATCGGGTCGAGGCCGGCCCACGCGTCGACGGAGCCGTTGGCCAGCGCCGACCACCCGTCGGCGTGCTGGAGGTTCTGCACGGTGACCTCGTCGGGGTCGATCCCCTCGGCGGCGAGCGACTGGAGCAGGAAGAAGTAGGGGTCGGTGCCCTTGGTGGCCGCGACCTGCTTGCCGGCCAGGTCGGCGACGTCGGTGACCTTGGAGTCCTCCCCGACCACGATCGCCGCCCACTCGGGCTGGGAGTAGATGTCGATGGTGCGGATCGGCGATCCGTTGGCCCGGGCCAGCAGGGCCGCGGAACCGGCGGTGGAGCCGACGTCGATCGCG
The window above is part of the Nocardioides campestrisoli genome. Proteins encoded here:
- a CDS encoding GNAT family N-acetyltransferase; the encoded protein is MDPAIRPATSDDWPAIWPFFREIVAAGETYAYPDDLTSAQARDLWLEFAPGHAVVLEEDGKILGTAKMGPNRPGRGDHVGTASFMVSPSARGRGVGRRLGEHVVQWHRDAGFQAIQFNAVVETNTAAVALWQSLGFRIVGTVPEAFRSSAHGLVGLHVMHLPLSV
- a CDS encoding ABC transporter permease: MPGASQAQVGGRVSGGVEGGVDEDVRAPVGHGRQQAAWLAHPAVRALGGLLLPALLLLGWHLLSTGGVFSPVQLPAPGAVLDAARGLWERDELLGHVHISTQRVLVGFAVGASVGILLGSLLGLSRVADLLLAPTIGAVRAVPSLAWVPLLILWMKIGEDSKVTLIAIGAMFPVFTTVHLALRHVDRQLVEAARAFGLRGVRLLTAVQLPAVVPAVFSGLRLALAQSWLFLVAAELIASSQGLGFLLVDSQNNGRTDRLLLAIVLLALLGKTTDAVLGVVERWAVRRWA
- a CDS encoding aliphatic sulfonate ABC transporter substrate-binding protein — encoded protein: MTKTRPTQTRRTLAGLLAAGLLLTTAACAEGEASADGDGRTLAIDYATYNPLSLVVKDQGWLEGALADEDVEVTWVKSDGSNKANEALRANAIDVGSTAGSAALLARANGSPIRTIDIYSQPEWAAIVVGEDSKVTDVADLAGKQVAATKGTDPYFFLLQSLAAEGIDPDEVTVQNLQHADGWSALANGSVDAWAGLDPIMAAAEQEGAKLVYRNIDFNTYGFLNATEEFLDEEPELAQLVVDAYAKARDWLQENPDEAVAILAEAAAIDEAVAQTVLTERTNLDFDHVPGQAQLDVLTTVGPLFVESGDVEDQSQIDAALEELLTDEYAAKADASRVAD